One segment of Pandoraea pnomenusa DNA contains the following:
- a CDS encoding TetR/AcrR family transcriptional regulator, whose product MTTSQTKIKRDPERTRQRILAAAIEEFAERGSSGARVDSIARRADINERMLYYYFGNKDQLYLAVLEEVYGEFNRAEHALRLDVLAPLDAVAELAHFVWDYYAEHPELIQLINNENLHEARSMRQSTEIRQRISPIVELLAQTLKRGEASGEIREGIDPVDLYVTISAMGYYVMSNRHTLAIVMGRDVMVGESRKSYSAFNTRMLLDTLRMR is encoded by the coding sequence ATGACCACATCCCAAACCAAGATCAAACGGGACCCCGAACGTACCCGCCAGCGCATTCTTGCCGCGGCGATCGAGGAGTTTGCGGAGCGGGGTTCCAGCGGTGCCCGCGTGGATAGCATCGCTCGCCGGGCCGACATCAATGAACGTATGCTGTATTACTACTTCGGCAACAAGGACCAGCTTTATCTGGCCGTGCTCGAAGAGGTCTATGGCGAATTCAACCGCGCCGAACACGCGCTCAGACTCGACGTGCTCGCGCCGCTCGACGCGGTGGCCGAGCTGGCCCACTTCGTGTGGGATTACTACGCCGAGCATCCCGAGCTGATCCAACTGATCAACAACGAGAATCTGCACGAGGCCCGGTCGATGCGGCAGTCGACCGAAATTCGCCAGCGGATCTCACCCATCGTGGAGCTGCTCGCGCAGACGCTCAAGCGGGGCGAGGCCAGCGGGGAGATTCGCGAGGGCATCGATCCGGTCGATCTCTACGTGACGATTTCCGCCATGGGTTACTACGTGATGTCGAATCGCCACACGCTGGCCATCGTCATGGGGCGCGATGTGATGGTCGGGGAGTCGCGCAAGTCCTATTCCGCGTTCAACACCCGGATGCTGCTCGACACGCTGCGTATGCGCTGA